The Silene latifolia isolate original U9 population chromosome Y, ASM4854445v1, whole genome shotgun sequence sequence tcataacaataatccatcctattggtggtctgcaataattactctatcctatcaataatcccaattaaatccaacctaagcaccataccttctaataacgaaccagctgatattttttgaagtttatgttggaatatttgatagtttttggacaacctaATTTGGTATATgtgaagtttatgtgtaatattttcaagtgatgaatcaagaacttggtttatttgatactgtataaacatcacaaaatatcaaatcattgttattattagaaggtatggtgtttaggttggatttaattggaattattgataggatggagtgattattgcagaccaccaataggatggattattgctATGAAATAACCCATTATTTTATGCTAAATTGATTGTTTTGCCCATTTGATTTACACGTTCGTTTTAATAAGAAAGTCAACGTCGTGAATGAATTCAATATCAAACGAATTGGCTACGTAGCTACACTAAGCCAATTTACACATTTTACACTACCAAACAAAACAAAGTCGATTAATGGCGATTGATTTAAGAGCAACAGTTACGCTAtttacctcttttttttttttttttttttccccggCAGCCGAAAAGAAAGATTTCTAATGCGACCTCAGAGCCCGTTTAGCAAGGCCATGGGCTCCTCCATTGAGATTTCTGCGCACATAACTAAAACAAAGACAATGAAAAGAAGAAGCGAGAGTAGAAATGTCTTCAAGGATTCCTCGGACTTGGTGATGCTTGTTTTCTTGTCCTGTCCATTGAATGAGCAGCTGAAAGCAATCAGAAGAAATTTCCAAATGAAGAATACCCCGTCTGTTAGCCCATTCCAAAGCCACTTTTATGCCCATAGCCTCCGCTTGGAGTGGAGATTCTGCCATACCCTTGATAGCTCCCTCGAAACAAATCACTCCCAAAGAGTTGTAGGCAACCCATCCAAAGGCTGCTGCGAAGGATTTCTCCCAGCTGGCATCGACACAGATACACGTAACCTGACAAGTACAAAGAGTTCCGATTATAAAGAAAGGTTTTCCTTCTTTCATCCGATCGAGCTCGTTATCCTCATGGTGGATCTCATTTGAGAGTTTATCTTTATTTGAGGGAGCATAACCCCCTTGAGAGTACTTCTTAAAGAAAACAACCGGGTTGAAAACCTCTTTTCTGAAGATGCGGCTATTCCTCATATTCCAAATACCAACAATAGTCACCAAGAACTGTATGATACGATTATTACTATCCTCAATGGTAATCAAATAATGAATCCAATTAATGATCCAGACCTCGATTTTGATGTTAGCTCCCTGAGCGGAGTTAATGCCAAGTGGTGATCCAGCCCATATTCTTGAGGATACCTCACAATCGCGGAAAAGATGCTCCAGAATCTCAATACATGGTTGCATCCCTTTACACAGTTGACAGGAAGAGTCCCAATCTAGTTTCCTACGCTCAAATTCATATCCCACCGGTAAGGAGTCAGTAATAATTTTCCATACTAGGATCTTCCAAGAACGTGGTCCAGGAAGATTCCAAAGACGTCTTTTACAGAAGTTCTCCCTCTCCTTACATAAACGACTCTTATCCCGTCGAGAACCCTTCCGTTCATAAAAACTGTTGAAGATAACACCATACCCACTCTTGACGCTATAAGTTCCATCCTTTAAGAAGGGTGATAaagctaaagtcgtatcaccaaatcaaagtaaaactatctcaagactaacaagaatagctagcagtaagacaggtatcgaatccacagggagacggTAAAAGTTAAGTCGGTAAATATTTAAATTGTCCAAGGTAACCGTtttctgggggtttgttttgttttgttatctAACCAACTAAATGAGAGCAATAAAAAGAGATTTAAACAatgatattaaaagtctaggatatccggttcactaggtcaattatatggggtctaatAATCAATTTCTAGATCTAccaagctgtctaaggtcataagatcggtcgactctattatgccctttagatcgattctaacatgcggtcgctataattagatacagtctatttgattatcgcagcctatattaattctaacccggtcggttaattcgctacactaattaacaactcaggcctaagttaattaactagaagaagaacaataatcaaacgacaacttatgcaatttcactagcaattaattaatttcccctttctaattaacctagatccccttcatcctagatgaggaaattagctactcataactaaagCAATAACAATAATACTATTAATTAAAGACATGATTAAGAATTTGCAGCAAAAAAAAACAATTGAAGaacataaacttgaatgattaattactaaggaaagattagtaccgtagtAGGGAAAGATTAAAGCTAGCAAGAGTATACAGCCGTCTCAATGTAAAATAAAGCATAACCTAATAATAATCGACGAGTTTCAATATATAGTACAAAATATCTATTTTAGGAAAACCCGGAAAATAatctgccagagaggttcctcgatcgagcctgaggtgactcgatcgaggatggctgctcgatcgagccctccctgactcgatcgaggaaccagcttcGCAGACTTTTTCTTCGTTTCCttcacttctagccttcatgcttcctcgttcctcatgccatgcttcgtgtattctactatgccATCTCCGCTACGCTCATCTTACCTTGATTATCTTCATAATGCGTCATTTTTGCAttgaaacacaaaatagcggcagtatcgtcaattcattgaaataaggcatataaatgatacaaaggcacgaaaacggtatataaaatggtatgaaaggagctataaaagtatatataaaagtgatacatcaaactccccagAACAaaccctttgcttgtcctcaaacAAAGCAATCAGATCAAACAAAGGACAgcaaacatatggtgaatgaataactcagagcaaatgtctaggcacatacaaatcccagctatccatatctataacaaagtaatgaccaaaaattgtgccactaaaacaaatttaaaggcacgggtaatagactaacgcaactcttactcaagatgtgacatgataccgagactcagccaaatgcttttcaaccttgcaagacaattttgttggattctcgcggtttcactcatgcactcataaggggtgagatatttgtaagatagaaagaataaagacactcactcaacttatgaaatatgcatgcaatctaatgtgctAAAAGATTCTCCAACTAGTGCGCATTCACAAAATAGACcgagtacatgtatcaaggacagaatggtggtaaagtggcatgggtatagaagtgtcttgtgcaaaagcacgtatgggaATGTGAGGCTCATACgatagtcgcagcgctaaaccaatagccaaatctaataatatataaaacaaccatccaactggagaaatcatctcaactttgacaacgtATGAGAGAATGAAAAAGCTCTCCAAAAATGCATTAGACTCCAGGAATTACCACTTATGACCTCCTAAAAAAACTGATGAAGcaacttcttttctcttttttttcttttttttttcttctttttcggaattttcgaaattttttctttctttttgacacgtctgtcgcgtacctgtcaaaaataaccaactggccaactaactaatatagctagggaagtcgggtcgaatccacagagaggtaggaaattgactgctaaaactaggctcgtctaagtaaccaattttggggggtTATAAATCGTGATTTCTAACCTAACagagtaagggaaagagaaataaaaggaggagttaacagataaaagagagtaGCTGAGACAAGCGGTTCGCCATAATCATCTGGTTGAGtgatctaggtcccaggtcaacgCAGTACGGTCTaaagggtagcgaacgtcacctttcggtccttaattcaccctaaagtgtaaacagtttaactttcgccctcgctgcaatactctattgttcgctactagtctccctcttccaacctttcggtccaggtcaaggtccaccatgaataagggtctaattgcgtcgactcaattaggcaattacagttatttgtagcatttaaacaacaaagacagtACCGGCATTGATctagtaattcgattactctcccttcaaatcatgggtcccctatagtctcagcataggaaattagctactcataattgtcagattaacaataacaataaccaaacgattaaaactaaacatgatgaataatctaattgattgaacgGTTACAAAGTAAAGAGAGAGaaggaattaaaaacaataaatacgataaagaagtaaattaaattgataataccgaattcgagtagcaagaATAGAATTCCCAAGAACAGTGACAAAAGTAACAGATCAAAATGTACGTAGTAAAGGAGAtgggagtaacgtagtgttctccccagtcttatactgaaaaattgtcttaaacctaatatatggactgattacaaaagcccataaaagattaggcggaaataaaccaaaaacacacgaaatcctctcgatcgagcagagagattactcgatcgaactccaagtcactcgatcgagctagagcaacccctcgatcgagcactgctcgctggacctcctcgatcgactccttaagctggtcgatcgaccagtcttgagtggataaagcattcgatcgaacaccaaagcattcgatcgagctatataagcgcatcaggacttgaattccttccttagctcagctcatacgtcctccaagtgtaagattcctaagctccggctcctcatTTCCCATAAATGCATACAAttaggacaattaaggctcgatttagctcctcctcggtcaattcctgcaaattacaataaacggaccaaagtagaatattcggggtatttgtagccagatgctacataaaaagcacaagaatgcgtgtaaaaatgaggtgaaaaccttatataaaagacacgcatcaaatctccccaaaccaaacctttgcttgtccccaagcaaatatgaatgcaactaagggtgaacaaaagaacgggaccaacacatcagctacaaatcatctaccggaaccaatttaatgcaacaaaatgacaaagtggaaaccgaaaagtgcaaacgagttaaattaatgtttcaagcttactgaaccgtcgaccttgcaagactcaaagatgtcggactctcacgggtcgctcatcactcaaaatcaagtacaaggtgagtatatatgtgaaagatagggaagaatcagacactcacctaactcgacctataagaacatgcatgcagttaacatgaataaagtctctacaaccgtacatatgcattccaaccacactaatgaccaagacacgtgccgaggacttacatttgggttagtgagataatgggtaagaaggggctaaaacgaATTTGGacatgtggggttaatagctaggctagcaacaacggatccaaatataaactgcatcccaacttcatactcataacagctagatgaaacggtgcaaaatttaTGCACTAAACTCATAAAACACCAaaagtcgtcaactccccataagatataaataaggcatgggagtgtgaaacgttgcgcaattctcattctttttttttctttctgaaTTTTTCtgtctttctttttctttttttttttcgcacccctttttttttttttttttttcgttccattttttttcacaattcaacacatttttttctttccttcaattcttccaccatcttctgaaatcagatgaaataaccatattgcaataacacattccaagaactactcgttactagctcagctagggtaggaaatattatagaaagtagttgataggacaaaaaggcaatttggctatgtgaggctcatgggtagaataaaataaaataaggggaactgcctcacctaacacgtgtcaccatccacagaccgaatgcatacaagtattaagaagactagactcatgcttatgcaaattgatgttacatgtcttaaagagagtactactcacatcctaaatgaaaccggtcatgaatgtcaccagtttgataagctctaacctcagaatgtattgtagcttgccgacataaagaatcaagtctattcgttcagataagagagaaacaaaaactcgtagattatgcacataaacatgccagctaaatgtcaagaatatgctaggctcaagtaaggattcaaagtagcgtcaatgttcaaacgttccgactcaatttaaacatgaaaattttgaaaattttttgaattttatgatttttatatgaagtaattaaaacaacaatgcatgcggaaataaataaacgtgcaagcaaaaatgcaagaaacatgcaggcACAGATGTGGAtacatacctccccaaaccaaaccgtacaatgccctcattgtaccaaaaatagggaaagaaatgcaaactgaaaagaaaaggagaagtggagtcggaagacttacaaaacgtcatatagcggggcctccccaaaccgaccatgaacatgggaggtcaaaggaagtcaaaCAGTGGCTTTGTATATGTAATGTAGCGGCTGGAAGTCATATCCCTTCGATCGAGcgcctggaacagctcgatcgagtgaaccagtgtacgggaagggctcgatcgagtgacaaaccactcgatcgagtgagcacgggtagggatctggtcgatcgaggacatcatccCTCGATCGAGAAGCAGCCgcgtcagaaagtgctcgatcgaacacaaaagcactcgatcgagtactttaacctgcaaaagacgcataaaagcaaggaaagCACAAAAATTTGTTCATAAAGCAGCGTTTAAAGtttaacgtaaagctaaagaaaaacaaatagttcaacaaaagtacaaacaaaactgtccgggctgcctcccggagagcgctggtttaagaggtcccgcacgacctttctggtatcaagtaactggcgcgtcgagctcgtcgaagagcaacacttcaacgcggttgtccgctttactcgcctcatggtaatgcttcacatactggccattcaccttgaatctatgcccctcggaatcttcaagctccacggatccaaatttggtgacacctgtcaccgtgtatggaccactccacctggacttcagcttgccaggaaatagtctcaaacgggcattgaacagcaacaccttctgccccccacatgaaactcccgaggtaagattctcttgtcatgccatctcttcgtcttttccttgtaaatgcgcgagctgtcataggcattaagcctaaactcttccaattcatctagctgcaaaagacgattctgaccacacagtttaggatcataattaagctcacgaattgcccaccaggccttgcATTCCagttcaacaggtaagtgacacgatttcccataaactaacctatagggtgatgcaccaatcggtgtcttaaaggcagttctataagcccataacgtgtcatctagcttgagactccagtctttccgtgatttagaaactaccttagacaagatctctttcagctcacgattagagacctctacctgaccactagtttggggatgataccccaaaccacgccggtgttggacaccaactctagacagtatggaagtgagtttcttttctttaaaatgcatccccccatcactaatgacgaccctagggacaccaaaacgggggaatatgatctttttgaacatctttatcacggtcttaccatcacaatgaggtgaagcaattgcctcaacccattttgacacatagtctacaactACTAAAATATACCCATTACCTTTTatttggatgggaacggtccttggaaatcaatgccccggacatcgaaaacctcaacctctaggatgccgttttgtggcatctcatgtctcttcgagatgttcccgatcgttggcaagcatcacaagtgaAACAAAGGACTTGGCGTCgcaaaacaaagaaggccaagaaaaaccagatcgaagtaccttagccacggtgcgcgatggaccgtggtgaccaccatatgaagaggagtgacagccttccaagactattttggtctcccactgcggaatacaccgtctgtagagaccgtctcgcacattccttaaataagtaagggtcatcccgaagtatcgcttagcgttatacgatAACGCTtctttttgtgatgagaaaggtcaaagtgcaacttgccaccgacaacgaagttagctatatccgcataccaaggttcctggtcaacaatagacgatataacaaagaattaaagaatcgtcggggaaagaatcatcaatgggtagagaatcttccccttcttgtcgcgtcgatcgcgacaagtgatcagctacaacgttctcggctcctttcttatccttaatctgcagtcaaactcccgaagaaggagtatccatctcgagtcagcggtttagcctccttcttagcaaggaggtgcctcaaagTGCGTGGTCGGAAAAAcagtgacttcgacccaactaaataagtacgaaacttctaaggcataaactacaactaacggctccttctcgatggtagtgtacttcacttgagcctcatccagagttcggctcgcataataaatagcattcaaggctttgtctttcctctggcctagcaccgctcctagtgcatagtcactcgcatcacacatgattTCAAACGGCAGGTCCCAGTTGGGAGGTTGTATGATCGGTGCGGatactaaggcctgctttaacctgttaaaagcagaaagacaagcgtcagtaaacacaaaaggggcatctttaagcaacagctgtgtaagtggtttagcaattttggagaaatccttgataaaccgtgATAataaagccagcgtgaccaaggaagctcctcaccccttaACATTTacggaggtggtaattgctgaatcacttccacctttgctttatcaacttctattcccctatccgaaactaagtgccctaagacaactccctcgttgaccataaagtggcacttctcccaattcaagacaaggttaacctcaatgcaaatggctgcaacactttctcaaggttagacagacagttagaaaaatcacttccgtatacactgaagtcatccataaaaacttccatgatagactcaatatactctgaaaatatccccatcatacacctttggaaggtggcaggggcattgcacaaaccaaaaggcattctcacGATAcgcaaaacgcccttaggacaagtaaatgtagtcttggcacgATCGTGCAGGTGGatggggatccgaaagaaccccgaatacccatctaaatagcgagaaaaatttatgagaagctaacctttctaccatttgatcaataaaaggaaggggaaagtgatctttcttggtggcggcattcactgtctcgtaatctatgcacatccgccaaccagtcactactcgggtaggtattaattcatttttatcattcttaactacgcTTGTCCCTCCTTTTTCGGGACTACCTGTattgggcttacccatctagaattacctaccgaatagataataccgcatccaaagagcttcattacctcggccatcacaacatccccGCATCTTCTCGGTTCAAACGACGACCGACCccgtctgcaaggtttgtgatcctcctccagctctatcctgtgcatacaaatatcgggactaatccccgtgatatcatccagtgaatagcccattgctttctgtttttcttaagtacactaacaaagaagtcaccgatcatcactaagcttgcaCTAACGATGACCGGATAtcttgctctgtatcgtctagaaaggcatatttaagatgagatgggagaggcttacgttccggtacctttacctcaatggagcaaagagtgctgatcatttgttccacctgctctccctcatgctcatctaattcatcaacaagcaaatccaatgcGGCGTCATCGTCCTCTCgggctatctcgcacactcatcaaaaagcatgagagcttccagtgggtccttcataaaagaacccgaccggaagtcataaatagactcatcaatgatatcgaccagAATAgaaagtgtcctctatcattgggtgcgCTAAAAATCTTGGGCAAactaaatgtgatagcgtcatcccctacgcaagagtcgacgcccttgtctaacatcaataacggccctGTTGTACAAAGGAacgtcttcctaaaataatttgggtccggtgtcctcggctatatccaaaacaatgaaatctcttgGGATGTatagcttgcctattttcacaggcacatcctccaagacacctaaaggtctcctaacagatctatcagccatctgtagggtaatgttagtcactttgaaatgactcatctttaatttcttgcagacaggaaggggcatgacactgacactggcacctagATCACAGAGGGCCTTATCAATGACCATATTACCTATGACaaaggtaatagaaaagctgcccgggtctttcatttttggagaggccttatttaacagcaagttactagactcttccataaatgaaatcgtctcaaattcgctcaaatttctcttacgcgtcacaatatccttcataaacttagcgtaagtgggtacttgagtaacaagttcggagaaaggaacagttacctggaggttcttcacgatgtccacgaacttaccatcttgttgctcgatccttgcgtcccttcgacgacttgggaagggtaccctggtagcgatgagtggttccgcaacctttcctttacccttatcaattcgtgacgtctccacaaagcagggaagatgacacggtggcggtattagataataAATTAGGATTCCCGCCACTTACAAAGACTGGTCGAACActtttccggtcgatcgaccgcttcttcttcaatttcattcgatcgaccagtcttgacactcgatcgaacgttttcctcagcatagttactcgatcgaccaacctggagttctgtacttctcgatcgaccgccattgtcactcgaacgagtgactggatgattagaaccgctcgatcgagtagatgagttgctcgatcgagtggtcactGCACACACGCAAAGTATTTCTGCAAgaactcgtctagatcatcatctgagtcatcatCAGCTGCCAAAACCTCATCCTCTCCATGAATAAGGTCATTTTGAGAATTCATGGCACTGACGGGTTCGCAAATTGGAGGAGTCTTGGTTTGGTCtgccgcgagtgttaactgcgcgacttgttctttcaactcCGATATAACAGCATCAGATTGCTGTGACCTACTCAACATgatggatttcaactcggcaattgcttctcttgaagaaggagagaccggttgtggtacGGGTGTAGAAGGGGTAGAAACGCTTTTTATCTCGTCATATAGccggagaaaggaactccctgcttgaacttcttatatGCAAGGGCGCGCTCTATACTTGACGTACACTCATAAAGATCGTGCCCTTCTTCACCACATattccacatggctctgtatgctctgtaatcgtaggcattttGGCAAACAACTTCAAAACAACGGCTTATCCGCAAAACTCggtcaaaactttgcagaaaatgagatagtcccaaggaataaattcctcgagacaaaaagacaaacttagttaaagcaacaaatatgcgccacctcccccaagaacggcgccaaaatttgacacgtgcTGTCGCGACACTGTCAAAAATAgccaactggccaactaactaatatagctagggaagtcgggtcgaatccacagagaggtaggaaattgactgctaaaactaggctcgtctaagtaaccaattttgggggttatAAATCGTGATTTCTAACCTAACgagtaagggaaagagaaataaaaggaggaGTTAACGAGATAAAAGAGAGTAGCCGAGACAAGCGGTTCGCCATAATCATCATCGGTTGAGTGATCTAGGTCCCAGTCAACGCAGCGGTCTaaagggtagcgaacgtcacctttcggtccttaattcaccctaaagtgtaaacagtttaactttcgccctcgttgcaatactctattgttcgctactagtctccctcttccaacctttcggtccaggtcaaggtccaccaagaataagggtctaattaaATCGACCCAATTAGGCAATTACgattatttgtagcatttaaacaacaaagacagtACCGGCATTGATctagtaattcgattactctcccttcaaatcatgggtcccctatagtctcagcataggaaattagctactcataattgtcagattaacaataacaataaccaaacgattaaaactaaacatgatgaataatctaaTTGATTAAACGGTTACAAAGTAAAGAGAGAGaaggaattaaaaacaataaatacgataaagaagtaaattaaattg is a genomic window containing:
- the LOC141632633 gene encoding uncharacterized protein LOC141632633 is translated as MTHYEDNQALSPFLKDGTYSVKSGYGVIFNSFYERKGSRRDKSRLCKERENFCKRRLWNLPGPRSWKILVWKIITDSLPVGYEFERRKLDWDSSCQLCKGMQPCIEILEHLFRDCEVSSRIWAGSPLGINSAQGANIKIEVWIINWIHYLITIEDSNNRIIQFLVTIVGIWNMRNSRIFRKEVFNPVVFFKKYSQGGYAPSNKDKLSNEIHHEDNELDRMKEGKPFFIIGTLCTCQVTCICVDASWEKSFAAAFGWVAYNSLGVICFEGAIKGMAESPLQAEAMGIKVALEWANRRGILHLEISSDCFQLLIQWTGQENKHHQVRGILEDISTLASSFHCLCFSYVRRNLNGGAHGLAKRALRSH